TTCGCCGTCAGCCTTGCCGGAGCCAATCTGAGTGGTGATGCGCCGGGATATCGCAACCGATATGAGATACCCGAGATCCTCGCGAATCTTTTTCAGATCCGCAGCGTTCCTGCTTTTAAATGCCGTGCCGTCGGCGATACAGCGGTCAATAGGGGTGTAAACATCCTCCAGTGCGATCCGGGGGATATCTTCGCGTCTGATACGAAGGTCGTCGATGAGGAAGGTTTCTAGCCTGGTCTTCGCTTCAGCTACTTTGGCGTTCCATCCATCAAGTTCCAGGATGTCTCCGAGTATCTGCGCTTGCGTCGGTGCTCCAGCGGGGATTGAAAAGCCCGCTCCCAAAACATAAACCACTTTGCCGGCATCTACTGGAGTTCCTAACATATTCTCGAACAACCTCTCTTCGAATCTCGATACCCCAATTTATAGGAACATCCCTCGTCTCCGGAATTAGCGGATTGTGTTCGGTGGGTGGCAAAGAAGTGCCTACGATTGCAGTGCATCTGGCCGATGCCTCTTCTTTGCTGGAAATGTCCGATGCCAGGCGTGGCGCACACTCTGGATCTCGAACAGGATGAACTTGATGGCCGCAGCGAGTAGTGCAGCTAAAAGAATAGCGTCAATCAGAAGGTGCTCCAGACTCATTTGCCGCCCGCTTTCTTTGCGGCCTTAGGAACGACGATCTTCGGCTTGGGTTCAATCAAAGGCAGCTTCATGATTTCGAGCAGGTCGTTAGCATCTTCCAGCTCGCCCTTCGTCATCTCGTTCAGCTCGTAAAGTTTTGCGACGGCTAGTCGAGGGTCGCGCAGCAGATAGCGACGGGTGCCCCGGTCATTGTGGGAGCGGATGAGTCCGATCTTTTCCAGACGGTGTATCGACTTGCTTACCGTTCCTTTTCCCTTGATGCCCGTGCCTCGCATAATGTCTTCATAGGTCGGGTAGCAGATGCTTTGCGGGCCGCCGCGCGTGAGCAGGTAAATCCAGACCTTGAGTTCTGCGCCTTCCAGGTACCGCAGGAGTTCCCGCGAGATGTATGGAAGCGGTGCATATCCCCCGGCTTTAGGCGCGAACACTTCTTTGGCCCCGTCAGGAAAACATGCGTCCCGGTATCGCTCGTCTTTTTGCTTTCGCTTCGTCGTCATTCCAATGCCTCCAGGATGAGTATCCGGCCCTGCTCAAAATTCTTCTAACCCCGCTCACACTCACCCCATGGTCAATAAGTCAATACACTCAACACAGGTAAACACAGGTAAACACAGTCAATACACCGGCCCCTTTGCGCCGGAGCGAAATCGCCAGAAAAGGCGCGCCATTTTGACTTTTTCAGCCTGGGGACAGGTTTCCTGTAGGATTTTATCGTGCTGCACGGAGCCGGAATGGATTGCAAAGTTGACCCCCTAAAATAGTCCGGCACTTTCATTATCGACTGAGTGTCTGGAGGCGAGGGGGTGCGCCTGCCGGGCGTCAGCTAACCCTATATGGGTTAATAGATAAGCGGCACTGCAAAGGAACGTCCGATGAGTACGACTGCCAGTTTAGAGAAATTCGTAGGTGATGTGTTGCACACCTATACAACCACACCGCCAGGCATGTTGTGGCACTACACGAATGCTGCAGGATTTCTGGGGATCTTCCGGTCTGGCAAGCTCTGGGCGACAAATACTGACTATCTTAACGATGCATCGGAGATGCGATATTCGAGGCGTTTGGTTTTGCGTGCTATTGAGGGAATTAGATCCAGCATAACCACCCGCGAAGAGCACGAGATGTTGAGCCTCTTCTTGCAATGCATTGGCGACAACGCTACCCGGCCTGTTTTTGTGACATCCTTTTCGGCCGAGAAGAATGAGCTGAGCCAATGGCGTGCATACGGGGGTAGCACCGGAAGCTTCGCACTAGGGTTCGGCTCAGCGCAGCTGGTCGCGGCAATTGCCAAGAACACTGTTACGCGCTTCGGTTTGTACCAGTGTCTTTATGACGAAACACAAAGCGCATCCCTGTGTCAGCAAATAGTGGAAAACTTGCTTGAAGACTTTAGAAGTTTGCGGACAAGCGCGACCGGCAGCCTCCCTTATAACGAAATGTCAGATTTCGTTCATGAGTCGGTCAGGATATTTGATACGCTTGCCCCTCTCATCAAACATCCTGATTTCATCAAGGAGGCCGAGTGGCGACTGGTATCAGAGGTTGTCGATCTTACTAAGAGACCGATACATCTGCGTGAGGGCAGAACTCAGATCGTTCCCTATCTTGAACTGACGATCGCTCCGGACAACTCGGACCCGAGATTTACGGTGCATATGCTGGTTGGGCCATCTAACGGCCATAACCCCCGAGATGCCAGCCGCGCACAAATCGGATATTGTGACGACTTCATTCTCCAGCCTTTCCCCATCGAGTCTTCGTACAGTCCTTTCCGACATACGTAAGGGCGGCCACAATGAGCGACTCAACGTCCGGCTCGGCGGTCGTCTCAGATATCCTTCAATACGAATACTTTCGAACCTGATAGTTCTATCCATTGGGTATTGCTGACAAACTTAGGCTGGAGCATGATCGGAAGGAGCACCTCGTTCCTGCGGCCATTTACTTCAATCACCAACCTCAGCGCGGCTGGGCCTGAATGGTCGGAGTAGTTCATGTCAGGTCGAGGCGTATTGAATAAACTGATGATTTTCGCGTGATCCAGCACAACTGAATGTTCTTTGGCATTCTCAGAACCGATTTGCATATCGGATATTTTGGCTTCGGAAGAGGTAAGAAACTCGACTTGTTTTACGATGATCGGTTTGTTTGATTCGACGCAGAGCAGCTGCCTGTTGGGTGTTCCTGCGAACGACAACGACAGTTCCAGAGGAGCAATGCTGATTTCCTTATCAGCGCGGGCGAAGCCATCTTCGGTCAGCTCGTATATTTCTTCACTCTCTTGATGCAGATAGCCGAGTTGCACCAGGTTGCTCAGCACTCGCTTCCACGTTGCGGAGGAGCGAGGAGTGTCTTCGACAAAATTCTTCCCATTTGCCTGGACGTAAAACCCCTCCATCGTGGTCCCTGCAATGATCTGTCCGTTTCGGTCGTCCGCCGTTTCCAGAATGAGTCGTCGCTCATTGTAATCCAGATCCGGTTCTTTCAGTTCGACTTCGGCATTGGGCTTCGTGAGCCAAAGATATTGAGGCCTGTTGAGAGCGATTGCCAGGTGATGTCCGAAATCCGTGCGTAATTGTTCGTGGCTGGCATATTCGGCATAGAGGCCGCTTGCTCTGCACTCTTCCTTAAACGCTTGCAGCGCGGCCCATTGTTTCGGATCGATGGCATGCGGATCGACCGGTACATGCGAAAAGTACAACATTGCCAATTTCCCCGCCGCGACATGTCGCTTAATCTCCTCCACACTGCCGCTTATGAAGTCAGCTGTGGCCGTCCCGATGCGAGTTCCGAAGATGCTGACAACGATGTCTGCATCGAGCAGTAAATGTTCGTTGAGAAGTGATTGTGCAGGAGCGCCCATCTGAGGAGAGCTGTGGGTTTCCCACTTGACGGGCTGGAGCACGAGTTCGCGGGTGACGGCGTTGGCGTTATTCCATTGATACAGCACATTGGTCACGATCTCGCGCTCGTCCGCTACGTCGCTTGGGGAGGCGATCATTACTTTTAGGACATTTGCCTGAAATCCCATGTCTTCCTTTATACAGCTTGGGAATGCGCGGCGACTGCGGCCCGTAGAAGAGGTTATGGGAGCAATGCGGCTGACCGGAGATTGGTTGGTTCCTATGCTGCCTGGGCAACAATTGAGGTCGTTTGGATACACAGACCGGTATGGAAATCAAGCAGACGCTATTGGTGCTTTTGTCGTTTCTCGGCAAAGGTCGCGACATTTTGGGCCCAAATCGCCGAGGGTGCTGGCGAGGTACTGAAATTCGATATAGCTGTTTTTCCCAGCGTTTTTGAGGGTTCAACGATGCTGTCGTTAGCCATCAACGCAGCCATCAACGCCCATGAAGCTTTTGGATACGTAACTGTTACGGCAGCGATCCAACAAGCTAAACGGAATACTAATCACAAGTGCCCATTTCGTCACTTACAATTCCTGTTCAATCACGGACGAAATGCGATCGATGACCGAAAGGCGATGCTCGGGGGATAGGTGACTATAGCGGGCTGACATAGTTATCGTCTTATGCCCGGCGAGTTCTTGGATTTCTTTGATGGAAGCGCCAGCCATTGCAAGCCATGAACAGAATGTGTGTCGGTTGGAGTGCCAAACGTAACCTTCGATGTCGGCCTCTGTGAGGCATGGGACGAACCAGGAACGCGTGTCGAAGCGGGCACCTTGCCTCAGAAAGATGGGATCTGTAGCCTTCTGTCCTTTACGGCGGAGGCTCTCGAACGCAGCGACTGAGTCTGCATTTAGATAAACGGTACGGGCGGAGCCATTCTTCGTCTTGATGAGATCGATAGTGCGGCGGTCCAGATGGATTTGTCCCCACGTCAACGAATATTGCTCCGAGAGCCGCATGCCTGTAGTTACGGAGATGATGAACTCGGCCAGGTGCTCCGGATGGTTTGTTTGAATCACCTTGTAAAGGTTGTCATACTCTTCGCGAGTCAGGAAGCGAAGACGACCGACTCCTTCACGACGGTGACGAACCTGACGTGCGGGATTTATGGTGGTTTTGTTGTTGTGAACACCCTCGCGATAGCAAAGCGAGATAAAGGCTTTGTACCGGTTTGCGGTGGCGGGCGTTTTGCAGTGAGAGCGAAGCCAGCGATCAAGCTCCTGTGGTGTAATCTCTCCGGCGGGCCGCGAGCCGAACACCTTGCGGACGATTTCGCCTTTGCTGATGTAGCTGCGACGATCCTTGTGATCGGCTACGAACTCCAGGGCATCGTCGATCAGTTCGGAAAAACGCAATACCTTGCTGTCTCGCAATTCCGGCAGTTTTCGACCGGCAGTCGCATCGGCCTTGCGGCTCTGGTACAGCTTAATGGCATCTGACTTGCGACCGACCTTTTCGCGATGTCGTTTCCCAGACGCGTAGTAGTGAATCCACCATACACCGCTGCCTTCCGGCTTTTCGTATACTCCGCGCATTGACTACTCCTGATGGCTGTTCCGTCGGATATAGAATATCAGTCTATCCGCTGCAACAGCCACTCACACTCGGGCAACCATGTAAATCTGCCACGCAACGGCAGATTTGCACGGTTAAACCGAGTCATACTCTCCTAAGGCATCCTCCAATCCTTTATTTCGACCTTGCGAGATCAAGCGCACCAGCACGCACAAACAAAGAAGGCTAAGGCCATCTAAGGGCGCTGCCCTCGCGCGGCG
This genomic window from Terriglobus albidus contains:
- a CDS encoding helix-turn-helix domain-containing protein; this encodes MTTKRKQKDERYRDACFPDGAKEVFAPKAGGYAPLPYISRELLRYLEGAELKVWIYLLTRGGPQSICYPTYEDIMRGTGIKGKGTVSKSIHRLEKIGLIRSHNDRGTRRYLLRDPRLAVAKLYELNEMTKGELEDANDLLEIMKLPLIEPKPKIVVPKAAKKAGGK
- a CDS encoding DUF2971 domain-containing protein — its product is MSTTASLEKFVGDVLHTYTTTPPGMLWHYTNAAGFLGIFRSGKLWATNTDYLNDASEMRYSRRLVLRAIEGIRSSITTREEHEMLSLFLQCIGDNATRPVFVTSFSAEKNELSQWRAYGGSTGSFALGFGSAQLVAAIAKNTVTRFGLYQCLYDETQSASLCQQIVENLLEDFRSLRTSATGSLPYNEMSDFVHESVRIFDTLAPLIKHPDFIKEAEWRLVSEVVDLTKRPIHLREGRTQIVPYLELTIAPDNSDPRFTVHMLVGPSNGHNPRDASRAQIGYCDDFILQPFPIESSYSPFRHT
- a CDS encoding DUF4062 domain-containing protein encodes the protein MGFQANVLKVMIASPSDVADEREIVTNVLYQWNNANAVTRELVLQPVKWETHSSPQMGAPAQSLLNEHLLLDADIVVSIFGTRIGTATADFISGSVEEIKRHVAAGKLAMLYFSHVPVDPHAIDPKQWAALQAFKEECRASGLYAEYASHEQLRTDFGHHLAIALNRPQYLWLTKPNAEVELKEPDLDYNERRLILETADDRNGQIIAGTTMEGFYVQANGKNFVEDTPRSSATWKRVLSNLVQLGYLHQESEEIYELTEDGFARADKEISIAPLELSLSFAGTPNRQLLCVESNKPIIVKQVEFLTSSEAKISDMQIGSENAKEHSVVLDHAKIISLFNTPRPDMNYSDHSGPAALRLVIEVNGRRNEVLLPIMLQPKFVSNTQWIELSGSKVFVLKDI
- a CDS encoding tyrosine-type recombinase/integrase, giving the protein MRGVYEKPEGSGVWWIHYYASGKRHREKVGRKSDAIKLYQSRKADATAGRKLPELRDSKVLRFSELIDDALEFVADHKDRRSYISKGEIVRKVFGSRPAGEITPQELDRWLRSHCKTPATANRYKAFISLCYREGVHNNKTTINPARQVRHRREGVGRLRFLTREEYDNLYKVIQTNHPEHLAEFIISVTTGMRLSEQYSLTWGQIHLDRRTIDLIKTKNGSARTVYLNADSVAAFESLRRKGQKATDPIFLRQGARFDTRSWFVPCLTEADIEGYVWHSNRHTFCSWLAMAGASIKEIQELAGHKTITMSARYSHLSPEHRLSVIDRISSVIEQEL